In Alosa sapidissima isolate fAloSap1 chromosome 4, fAloSap1.pri, whole genome shotgun sequence, the following are encoded in one genomic region:
- the rpl32 gene encoding 60S ribosomal protein L32 gives MAALRPLTKPKIVKKRTKKFIRHQSDRYVKIAKNWRKPRGIDNRVRRRFKGQMLMPNIGYGSNKKTKHMLPTGFRKFLVHNVKELEVLMMSNKTHCAEIAHNVSSKNRKLIVERAAQLAVKITNPNARLRSEENE, from the exons ATGGCGGCCCTCAGACCCCTCACGAAACCCAAAATCGTTAAGAAGAGGACCAAGAAGTTCATCAGGCACCAGTCGGATCGCTATGTCAAGATCGCG AAAAACTGGAGGAAGCCCAGAGGTATTGACAACAGGGTCCGCAGGCGATTCAAGGGCCAGATGCTGATGCCCAACATTGGTTATGGTAGTAACAAGAAGACCAAGCACATGCTGCCCACTGGGTTCAGGAAGTTCCTTGTCCACAATGTCAAGGAACTCGAAGTTCTTATGATGAGCAACAA GACCCACTGTGCAGAGATCGCCCACAATGTGTCCTCAAAGAACAGGAAGCTTATTGTGGAGAGGGCAGCTCAGTTGGCCGTCAAGATTACCAATCCCAATGCCAGACTGCGCAGCGAGGAGAACGAATAA